In Hoplias malabaricus isolate fHopMal1 chromosome 6, fHopMal1.hap1, whole genome shotgun sequence, a single window of DNA contains:
- the mbpa gene encoding myelin basic protein gives MATASTSGQSPFGLGRRKRAPGILDQIGKFFGGDKKKRGKGSFRGHLSSSPQRPLHSSSRRRGDVNPVLHFFRSFVSSPRPKSRWREVLGLASPSSRGTESIRSPHRRRREQNTLSRIFSLGESRSRSPPKRWSTIF, from the exons ATGGCCACCGCAAGCACCTCAGGACAGAGCCCCTTCGGCCTGGGCCGCAGGAAGAGAGCCCCGGGGATCCTGGACCAGATCGGAAAGTTCTTCGGAGGAGATAAGAAGAAGCGAGGCAAG ggCTCATTCCGGGGTCACCTGTCCTCCTCCCCCCAGAGACCCCTGCACTCCTCCAGCCGTCGCCGTGGAGACGTGAACCCTGTCCTCCACTTCTTCAGGAGCTTT GTGTCTTCTCCTCGCCCCAAGTCCAGG TGGAGGGAGGTCTTGGGCCTG GCTTCTCCATCGTCGAGGGGCACGGAGAGTATCAGATCCCCCCACAGACGCCGACGAGAACAGAACACACTCTCCAGAATCTTCAGCCTG GGAGAAAGCAGATCCCGTTCTCCCCCCAAACGCTGGAGCACCATCTTCTGA